One genomic segment of Occultella kanbiaonis includes these proteins:
- a CDS encoding aspartate/glutamate racemase family protein has translation MATTPRVIGMLGGMSWESSAEYYRLANELVRERLGGFHSARIVMASVDFAEIEELQVAGRWSEAGDLLARAAVGLQAAGAELLLICTNTMHKVADRIEAAIDIPLLHLADTTAAAVAREGLHTVGLLGTAFTMEQDFYRDRLAAHDLTVLVPAADDRAEVHRIIYDELCLGDVRPSSRATYRGVIHRLAAAGAQGVILGCTEIELLIHAEDSPIPVFPTTRLHVEAAVTASLGGAG, from the coding sequence ATGGCCACCACACCACGAGTGATCGGGATGCTCGGCGGGATGAGCTGGGAGTCCAGTGCCGAGTACTACCGGCTCGCCAACGAACTGGTCCGGGAGCGACTGGGCGGGTTTCACTCGGCGCGCATCGTGATGGCCTCGGTCGACTTCGCCGAGATCGAGGAGCTACAGGTCGCCGGACGCTGGAGCGAGGCCGGTGACCTGCTCGCCCGGGCCGCGGTGGGTCTGCAGGCCGCCGGTGCCGAACTGCTGCTGATCTGCACGAACACGATGCACAAGGTGGCCGACCGGATCGAGGCCGCGATCGACATCCCGCTGCTGCACCTGGCCGACACCACCGCCGCGGCGGTGGCCCGCGAGGGCCTGCACACGGTCGGTCTGCTCGGCACCGCGTTCACCATGGAGCAGGACTTCTACCGGGACCGGCTCGCCGCGCACGACCTCACCGTGCTCGTCCCGGCCGCGGACGACCGGGCCGAGGTGCACCGGATCATCTACGACGAGCTCTGCCTCGGCGACGTGCGGCCGTCCTCGCGCGCCACCTATCGCGGCGTGATCCACCGCCTGGCCGCGGCCGGCGCGCAGGGCGTGATCCTGGGGTGCACCGAGATCGAGCTGCTGATCCACGCCGAGGACAGTCCGATCCCGGTGTTCCCGACCACTCGCCTGCATGTGGAGGCGGCGGTGACCGCCTCCCTCGGCGGCGCCGGCTGA
- a CDS encoding GH1 family beta-glucosidase, translating to MVGAVPAGPEPGADHRRTGDVFGPDFVLGAATAAYQIEGAADADGRGRSIWDTYSHTPGRIANGDTGDVAADHYHRLGQDLDLMASLNLDAYRFSISWPRIQADGTGPANPRGVDFYSRLVDGLLERGIAPVATLYHWDLPQALEDTGGWPNRDVAAQFADYAALMADALGDRVPTWTTLNEPWAAAYLGYASGVMAPGRANGAEALAAVHHLNLAHGLAATVLRERTAPSTIISVTLNLHAARDGGPGGPEAVERVDAIANGAFLGPMLRGAYPERLLADTAHLTDWSFVRDGDAALIHVPIDVLGVNYYSTVTVRSWDGRGERVTADGHKPSAASPWVGSDEVVEFLPQPGPTTAMGWNIAPEALEQVLVNLAEAFPALPLMVTESGAAFTDVVTPDGAVHDDARRDYLHRHLVACARARERGADVRGYFVWSLLDNFEWAHGYDKRFGIVHVDYETQRRTPKDSALWFAALARDRVLGAPGPGLRSRS from the coding sequence GTGGTCGGCGCCGTCCCGGCCGGGCCCGAACCGGGCGCCGACCACCGGCGCACGGGCGACGTGTTCGGGCCGGACTTCGTACTCGGCGCGGCCACTGCCGCCTATCAGATCGAGGGCGCGGCGGACGCCGACGGCCGCGGTCGCTCGATCTGGGACACCTACAGCCACACACCCGGTCGGATCGCGAACGGCGACACCGGTGACGTCGCGGCCGATCACTACCATCGCCTCGGCCAGGACCTCGACCTGATGGCATCCCTGAACCTGGACGCGTACCGGTTCTCGATCTCCTGGCCGCGGATCCAGGCCGATGGCACCGGCCCGGCGAACCCGCGCGGGGTCGACTTCTACTCGCGGCTCGTCGACGGGCTGCTGGAGCGTGGCATCGCCCCGGTCGCGACGCTGTACCACTGGGACCTCCCGCAGGCCCTCGAGGACACCGGCGGCTGGCCGAACCGGGACGTCGCGGCTCAGTTCGCCGACTACGCGGCCCTGATGGCGGACGCCCTCGGCGACCGGGTGCCCACCTGGACCACCCTGAACGAGCCGTGGGCCGCCGCCTACCTCGGGTACGCCTCCGGCGTGATGGCGCCCGGGCGCGCGAACGGTGCCGAGGCGCTCGCCGCCGTCCACCACCTGAACCTGGCCCACGGCCTGGCCGCCACCGTCCTACGGGAGCGGACCGCGCCGTCGACCATCATCTCCGTGACGCTCAACCTGCACGCCGCGCGCGACGGTGGACCCGGCGGCCCGGAGGCGGTGGAGCGCGTCGACGCGATCGCGAACGGGGCGTTCCTCGGCCCGATGCTGCGCGGTGCCTACCCGGAGCGGCTCCTCGCGGACACGGCGCACCTGACCGATTGGTCCTTCGTGCGCGACGGTGACGCCGCGCTGATACACGTCCCGATCGACGTGCTCGGCGTCAACTACTACTCGACGGTCACGGTGCGCAGCTGGGACGGCCGGGGTGAGCGGGTGACGGCCGACGGCCACAAGCCGTCGGCGGCCTCGCCGTGGGTCGGCTCCGACGAGGTCGTCGAGTTCCTGCCGCAGCCGGGCCCGACCACGGCTATGGGTTGGAACATCGCACCCGAGGCGCTCGAGCAGGTGCTCGTGAACCTGGCTGAGGCGTTCCCCGCGCTGCCGCTGATGGTCACCGAGAGCGGCGCCGCGTTCACCGATGTCGTCACGCCCGACGGCGCGGTGCACGACGACGCCCGGCGGGACTATCTGCACCGGCACCTGGTCGCATGCGCCCGGGCCCGCGAGCGGGGTGCCGACGTGCGCGGCTACTTCGTGTGGTCCCTGCTCGACAACTTCGAGTGGGCACACGGGTACGACAAGCGGTTCGGCATCGTGCACGTGGACTACGAGACCCAGCGCCGAACCCCGAAGGACTCGGCGCTGTGGTTCGCAGCGCTCGCCAGGGACCGGGTGCTCGGCGCGCCCGGACCCGGGCTCAGAAGTCGTAGCTGA
- a CDS encoding NAD-dependent epimerase/dehydratase family protein: protein MPPTAQPPRHVLVTGAAGTIGRGVLWALRRAGIASTALVLDDPGDLDADRVVLGTATDRDRVRDALDGADAVVHLAALAAPHLGTADAVFGGNTAATFTVLDAAGRAGVRRAAIASSINALGVLYSPVPVAPAYFPLEVEMPTAAADPYSLSKRVDEEIARAMHRAYGMDVIALRYPMTGGLGEEPGLGDRLLGGIANGRANPAAVAADGWSYLEVRDAARAALAALSPRRRGAFAVHVAAPTTYLAEPTEAALDRYWPGVPRRRPIPGRDVPIDLRPAQDLLGFNAEHVVDLESD from the coding sequence GTGCCCCCGACAGCCCAGCCGCCGCGCCATGTCCTCGTCACCGGGGCCGCCGGCACGATCGGACGCGGGGTGCTCTGGGCGCTGCGGCGTGCGGGCATCGCGTCCACCGCCCTGGTCCTCGACGACCCCGGCGACCTTGACGCCGACCGGGTGGTGCTCGGCACGGCGACCGACCGCGACCGGGTGCGGGACGCGCTCGACGGCGCGGACGCCGTCGTACATCTTGCCGCCCTTGCGGCGCCACACCTGGGCACCGCGGATGCGGTGTTCGGCGGCAACACGGCCGCCACGTTCACCGTGCTCGACGCCGCCGGCCGGGCCGGCGTGCGGCGTGCCGCCATCGCGAGCAGCATCAACGCGCTCGGGGTGCTCTACAGCCCGGTGCCGGTCGCACCCGCGTACTTCCCGCTCGAGGTCGAGATGCCCACCGCGGCCGCCGACCCGTACTCGTTGTCCAAGCGCGTCGACGAGGAGATCGCCCGCGCCATGCATCGCGCATACGGCATGGACGTGATCGCGCTGCGGTACCCGATGACCGGCGGGCTCGGGGAGGAGCCGGGCCTCGGGGACAGGCTCCTCGGCGGCATCGCGAACGGGCGGGCGAACCCGGCCGCCGTGGCCGCGGACGGGTGGAGCTACCTCGAGGTGCGCGACGCCGCCCGCGCCGCACTCGCCGCCCTCAGCCCTCGCCGTCGGGGCGCGTTCGCCGTACATGTGGCCGCGCCCACCACCTACCTCGCCGAACCCACCGAGGCAGCGCTCGACCGGTACTGGCCGGGCGTGCCGCGACGCCGGCCGATCCCCGGCCGGGACGTTCCGATCGACCTGCGCCCGGCGCAGGACCTGCTCGGGTTCAACGCCGAACACGTCGTCGACCTCGAGTCGGACTGA
- a CDS encoding LacI family DNA-binding transcriptional regulator produces the protein MGDRPTKRKKPSLAEVAAIAGVSISTVSKVANGSADVSDVTRERVDRILRDRGYVATKKRRGSLTPVVILARDMHSPYSLDVIRGAVDAAGPAQIDISIALYPNDAQDLGWIDEIQAAGKRGVIAITSVLDDAQRARFDAHHLPLVVIDALSNPDESTYSVGATNWAGGLSATEHLLGLGHRRIVMLSGLPTAMASRARMSGYLAALNMATVDHEPPRVIPGDFTYDSGLEEGLALLSEPEPPTAIFAASDFQALGVLEAARRVGMSVPDDLSVIGFDDLILAQLASPPLTSVRQPVDQMGAAAVETIVALLGEATTRPRHTELATRLVVRHSTTAPRA, from the coding sequence ATGGGCGACCGCCCCACGAAGCGCAAGAAGCCGTCCCTCGCCGAGGTCGCCGCCATCGCCGGCGTCTCGATCTCGACGGTGTCCAAGGTGGCCAACGGCAGCGCCGACGTCTCCGACGTGACCCGCGAGCGCGTGGATCGGATCCTGCGCGACCGTGGCTACGTGGCGACGAAGAAGCGCCGGGGCTCGCTGACTCCCGTGGTGATCCTGGCCCGGGACATGCACTCCCCGTACAGCCTCGACGTGATCCGTGGCGCGGTCGACGCGGCAGGTCCCGCGCAGATCGACATCAGCATCGCGCTCTACCCGAACGACGCCCAGGACCTCGGCTGGATCGACGAGATCCAGGCGGCCGGCAAGCGCGGCGTCATCGCGATCACGTCCGTCCTCGACGATGCGCAGCGGGCGCGGTTCGACGCCCATCATCTGCCGCTGGTCGTGATCGACGCGCTCAGCAACCCGGACGAGAGCACCTACAGCGTGGGTGCCACGAACTGGGCCGGCGGCCTCTCGGCGACCGAACACCTGCTCGGCCTTGGACACCGCCGGATCGTCATGCTCAGCGGGCTCCCGACGGCGATGGCCAGCCGGGCGCGGATGTCCGGATACCTCGCGGCGCTGAACATGGCCACGGTCGACCATGAGCCGCCACGGGTGATCCCCGGCGACTTCACGTACGACTCAGGCCTCGAGGAGGGCCTCGCGCTGCTCTCCGAGCCGGAGCCGCCGACCGCGATCTTCGCCGCGAGCGACTTCCAGGCCCTCGGGGTGCTGGAGGCCGCGCGGCGGGTGGGCATGAGCGTGCCGGACGACCTCAGTGTGATCGGCTTCGACGACCTGATCCTGGCGCAGCTGGCGTCGCCGCCACTGACCTCGGTGCGACAACCCGTGGACCAGATGGGCGCCGCAGCGGTGGAGACGATCGTGGCCCTGCTCGGCGAAGCCACCACCCGGCCGCGTCACACGGAGCTCGCCACCCGGCTCGTCGTCAGGCACTCCACGACCGCACCCCGCGCCTGA
- a CDS encoding FAD-dependent oxidoreductase produces the protein MELQADIAVIGGGMGGVSAALAALEAGRRVVLTEQTRWLGGQLTSQLVPTDEHRYIEDDGANRSYRRLRDGLRDHYRRNFPLTDAARADPHLNPGHAWVSPVSVDPRVAVAVIDDLLMPYLAADRLVVLRETVPVSVATDGDQVTSVRVRTATGDEIDIAAAYVLDATELGDLLPLAGVEHVSGRESQEQTGEPGAWPTADPTDMQGVSWCFAIDHLEGEDHTIDRPDDYAHWRDLRPPQLDGRRILSFGEPVTPDGEPGRVYTLNPNPVDDVIDLDHRNMDLAPELWNYRRIAVRRFFTPGFFRSDVVVVNWPMNDYVGGPLFGVPDAEHHWHQAKALSRSLVYWLQTDAPRPDGGTGWPGMRLRADVAGTEDGFAMYPYIRESRRILALKTIVEQELSTAYRGDGGAERYPDSVGTGHYYWIDRHHTTGDGRGAGGTPHPFEIPLRALIPRRLRNLLPAAKNIGTTQITNGAYRLHPVEWSIGEAVGTLAAYCLANGTEPHAVVAAPGSVEDFQRVLTARGVQLRWAEDKRW, from the coding sequence GTGGAGTTGCAGGCAGACATCGCCGTCATCGGCGGCGGCATGGGCGGGGTCTCGGCGGCCCTGGCGGCCCTCGAGGCCGGCCGTCGCGTAGTGCTCACGGAACAGACCCGGTGGCTGGGCGGCCAGCTGACCAGCCAGCTGGTTCCGACCGATGAGCACCGGTACATCGAGGACGACGGCGCGAACCGCTCCTACCGCCGGCTGCGCGACGGTCTCCGCGACCACTACCGCCGGAACTTCCCGCTCACCGATGCGGCGCGGGCGGACCCCCACTTGAACCCGGGCCACGCCTGGGTCAGCCCGGTCAGCGTCGATCCGCGAGTGGCGGTCGCGGTCATCGACGACCTGCTCATGCCGTACCTGGCCGCGGACCGCCTCGTGGTCCTGCGCGAGACCGTGCCGGTCTCGGTCGCCACCGACGGTGACCAGGTCACCTCGGTCCGGGTACGTACCGCAACAGGGGACGAGATCGACATCGCCGCCGCGTATGTCCTCGACGCCACCGAGCTCGGCGACCTGCTTCCGCTGGCCGGGGTCGAGCACGTCTCGGGGCGGGAGTCGCAGGAGCAGACCGGGGAGCCGGGCGCCTGGCCGACGGCGGACCCGACCGACATGCAGGGCGTGAGCTGGTGCTTCGCGATCGACCACCTCGAGGGCGAGGATCACACGATCGACCGCCCGGACGACTATGCCCACTGGCGTGACCTGCGCCCACCACAGCTGGACGGGCGCAGGATCCTCAGCTTCGGCGAGCCGGTCACCCCCGACGGCGAGCCCGGACGCGTCTACACCCTGAACCCGAACCCCGTCGACGACGTCATCGACCTCGATCACCGCAACATGGACCTGGCCCCGGAGCTGTGGAACTACCGCCGGATCGCGGTGCGCCGGTTCTTCACCCCCGGCTTCTTCCGCAGCGACGTGGTCGTGGTCAACTGGCCGATGAACGACTACGTCGGCGGACCGCTCTTCGGTGTCCCGGACGCCGAGCACCACTGGCACCAGGCCAAGGCCCTGAGCAGGTCGCTCGTGTACTGGCTGCAGACCGACGCACCCCGCCCGGACGGCGGCACCGGCTGGCCCGGGATGCGGCTGCGCGCCGACGTCGCCGGGACCGAGGACGGCTTCGCCATGTACCCCTACATCCGGGAGTCCCGCCGGATCCTCGCGCTGAAGACGATCGTCGAGCAGGAGCTCTCCACGGCTTACCGCGGCGACGGCGGGGCCGAGCGCTACCCGGACTCGGTCGGCACCGGCCACTACTACTGGATCGACCGCCACCACACCACTGGCGACGGCCGGGGCGCCGGCGGCACCCCGCACCCGTTCGAGATCCCGCTCCGGGCGCTGATCCCCCGCCGGCTGCGCAACCTGCTGCCCGCCGCGAAGAACATCGGGACCACGCAGATCACCAACGGCGCCTACCGGCTGCACCCGGTCGAGTGGAGCATCGGCGAGGCGGTCGGGACGCTCGCCGCCTACTGCCTGGCGAACGGTACCGAGCCACACGCCGTCGTCGCGGCACCCGGCTCGGTCGAAGACTTCCAGCGCGTGCTCACCGCGCGCGGCGTGCAACTGCGCTGGGCGGAGGACAAGCGGTGGTGA
- a CDS encoding enolase C-terminal domain-like protein, translating to MPVDPTVEPAFPTVTPPWPAPDDLRITAVRAIVTAPEGIPLVVVRVDTTDPQIYGLGCATFTQRWRAVATYVDEHVARLVVGRHPEDIEDIVRAVKFSSYWREGPVGNNAISGLDMALWDIAGKRAGLPVHALLGGRVRAAVPTYAHASGGDIDATLASARTWMDSGWRHVRLQVSQPGRGGYGSTGSEAAYPGQPNEDGWDVQHYLRTTPELFARARAELGDEVNLLHDVHSRLTPKQAVLLARALEPYRLFFLEDVLAPEFFDDLPAVRAASPVPIAVGELCTSLTDAARLITDGGVDLIRCHITAIGGLTPARKLATLAEFHGVQTAWHSPGDVSPVGAAANVAVDVTSAAFGIQEYHHYSEPVHEVFPGTLRAEAGYLRPNVAPGWGIDIDEEAAARYPAGLSRHDEWALGVRGLDGALYAP from the coding sequence ATGCCTGTCGACCCAACCGTCGAGCCCGCCTTTCCGACCGTCACCCCGCCCTGGCCCGCCCCTGACGACCTGCGCATCACCGCGGTGCGCGCGATCGTCACGGCGCCCGAGGGGATCCCGCTCGTGGTCGTCCGCGTGGACACCACCGACCCGCAGATCTACGGCCTCGGCTGCGCGACCTTCACCCAGCGGTGGCGGGCCGTGGCCACCTATGTCGACGAGCACGTCGCCCGGCTCGTGGTCGGGCGCCACCCCGAGGACATCGAGGACATCGTCCGGGCCGTGAAGTTCTCCTCGTACTGGCGCGAGGGCCCGGTCGGCAACAACGCGATCTCGGGCCTGGACATGGCGCTCTGGGACATCGCCGGCAAGCGCGCCGGGCTGCCGGTCCACGCGCTCCTCGGCGGCCGGGTGCGCGCCGCCGTGCCCACCTATGCGCACGCCTCCGGTGGCGACATCGACGCCACGCTCGCCTCCGCCCGCACCTGGATGGACTCCGGCTGGCGGCATGTGCGGCTGCAGGTCTCCCAGCCCGGACGCGGCGGCTACGGCAGCACCGGCTCCGAGGCCGCCTACCCTGGCCAGCCGAACGAGGACGGCTGGGATGTGCAGCACTACCTGCGCACCACGCCGGAACTGTTTGCGCGCGCCCGCGCCGAGCTCGGCGACGAGGTCAACCTGCTCCACGACGTGCACTCCCGGCTGACCCCGAAGCAGGCGGTGCTGCTGGCCCGCGCGCTGGAGCCGTACCGGCTGTTCTTCCTCGAGGACGTCCTGGCGCCGGAGTTCTTCGACGACCTCCCCGCCGTCCGGGCCGCGTCCCCGGTGCCGATCGCGGTCGGCGAGCTGTGCACCTCGCTGACCGACGCCGCCCGACTGATCACCGACGGCGGCGTGGACCTGATCCGCTGCCACATCACCGCCATCGGTGGTCTGACGCCGGCCCGCAAGCTCGCGACGCTGGCCGAGTTCCACGGCGTCCAGACGGCGTGGCACTCCCCCGGCGACGTGTCCCCGGTGGGCGCGGCCGCGAACGTCGCGGTGGACGTGACCAGCGCCGCGTTCGGGATCCAGGAGTACCACCACTACTCCGAGCCCGTGCACGAGGTGTTCCCCGGCACGCTGCGGGCCGAGGCCGGGTACCTGCGTCCGAACGTGGCACCCGGCTGGGGCATCGACATCGACGAGGAGGCGGCCGCCCGCTATCCCGCGGGCCTGTCCCGGCACGACGAGTGGGCCCTCGGCGTGCGCGGGCTGGACGGCGCGCTGTACGCACCATGA